Proteins from one Rubripirellula tenax genomic window:
- a CDS encoding mechanosensitive ion channel domain-containing protein: MNSLFTRVRLGIQSLRRSPMPWVVGALSVSIWIGMQQPVFAQSPVEATESLHDPSLSIEQLERTIAELTQSGDGSVETVQAIDTYGAAIRNLQSAAQKEASEQAFIAETATVTARVEQLKQQRAELKDKKAEIDTSLGLPELEQLLPQWELHLSSHKKARQAAESEAQSRVQRRKEIRARIPVVQERMAESQSQLQLLKNASPSISTASFAAKLLSRHMTLAKEVPAMEAELAKYDAEEAADLIRLKIDLSTAAISYNEKCLALLQNQINLTREKHALESVRKARMEAIAAAPSLKEYAELNQQLAENAKEIGESLVKAERDVSSAIELKETLARQFGKARKKVETVGLTSSVGAMLRKQRSMLPDVSARREDVASRQTLINDTQYLIFEYEDQRQELDDADQFLKTILAESYLDAQVDSDVLEAAAQDLVKRKEEYLDALIRSSSQFFDALIELDTTDQQVLKLVNEYENYIDQRVLWIQSGRALSKDFSIDDSDRWMISPVKWSEAGATLVDDARSNYFLYALAMIPITGLLMRRRSIRQKLTEVGEVASKANCRSITPTWRAMLLTVAAAMGWPSLCLLIGWRLRTAPETTFANSIGYGLVCVGALWFAAEILRQACRPMGLGNAHFRWSSHATHTLRQTLQRFLVIALPLTFVIATLGTSGSPNGRDSLERLMFLVGLVLVAVLVFRLLAGHGLLRDYFADHVGGWTERLKFVWATVAASIPMSLACLTLFGYHYTAQVLCWRLMITCLFVVALLCVRALLMRMVLLRRRHLSMEQSRNRAAASVINGDTKTPSVAGIVTDDPQADISAHSQQSQRLINTGLLAGSLIGLWLIWVQVLPALSMLDQYALWPRSSQLNAASVAAVSPTAAILPADAASADAEGGSEAARMFVDEKPVEYVTLSDLALAILVVFVTFVLSRNGPGLLEISLLQQLPVDASVRYAITTLVSYAIVLVGTIVACSTIGLQWSQIQWLATALTFGLAFGLQEMFANFVAGLIILLERPIRVGDIVTVDDVTGVVSRIRIRATSITNWDRKEYVVPNKEFITGRLLNWTLSDKVNRVVVEVGIGYGSDTDRAREILMNVANDHPLVLKDPPAVATLQGFGDSALNMVLRCYLPTLDDRLKVIHELHTDVNKAFRAEGIEIPYPQRDLHVRTTQAVLGLSGEATELNGEIAGEGSERHVPGDLNRDAA; encoded by the coding sequence TTGAATTCGTTGTTTACACGTGTTCGGCTAGGAATCCAGTCACTTCGCCGCTCGCCAATGCCCTGGGTCGTCGGCGCACTGAGCGTCTCAATTTGGATTGGGATGCAACAGCCGGTCTTTGCGCAGAGTCCGGTGGAGGCGACGGAAAGCCTCCACGACCCATCGCTTTCCATTGAACAACTAGAACGAACGATCGCCGAATTGACTCAGTCCGGTGACGGCAGTGTTGAAACGGTTCAAGCGATCGACACGTACGGCGCGGCGATACGCAATCTGCAATCTGCTGCTCAAAAAGAAGCCAGCGAGCAAGCGTTCATCGCCGAAACAGCCACCGTGACCGCGCGTGTCGAGCAGCTGAAGCAACAGCGCGCGGAACTGAAAGACAAAAAGGCAGAGATAGACACATCGCTGGGCCTTCCAGAGCTTGAGCAGTTGTTGCCACAGTGGGAGTTGCATCTTTCGTCACACAAAAAAGCACGACAGGCGGCCGAATCGGAAGCGCAGTCACGCGTGCAGCGCAGAAAAGAAATCCGAGCTCGCATTCCCGTCGTCCAAGAACGGATGGCCGAATCCCAGTCGCAACTTCAATTGCTAAAGAATGCGTCCCCCTCGATTTCAACGGCTTCGTTCGCGGCCAAGCTGTTGTCGCGTCACATGACGTTGGCAAAAGAAGTGCCGGCGATGGAGGCCGAACTGGCGAAGTACGACGCCGAGGAAGCGGCTGATTTGATTCGATTGAAAATCGACTTATCGACGGCAGCCATTTCGTACAACGAGAAATGTTTGGCTCTGCTGCAAAACCAAATCAACCTCACACGCGAAAAACATGCGCTCGAATCGGTTCGAAAAGCGAGGATGGAAGCGATTGCCGCCGCGCCGTCGTTGAAAGAGTACGCCGAGTTGAACCAGCAACTTGCTGAGAACGCTAAGGAGATCGGCGAGAGCTTGGTGAAGGCCGAACGCGATGTCAGTTCGGCAATCGAATTGAAAGAGACTCTTGCCCGCCAATTCGGTAAGGCTCGCAAAAAAGTGGAAACGGTCGGGCTGACCAGTTCCGTCGGCGCGATGCTTCGCAAGCAACGCTCGATGTTGCCCGATGTCAGTGCGCGTCGTGAAGACGTTGCATCAAGGCAGACGCTGATCAACGACACCCAGTACTTGATCTTCGAATACGAAGACCAGCGTCAAGAACTCGACGATGCCGATCAGTTTTTGAAAACAATCTTGGCGGAATCCTATCTCGATGCACAGGTCGACAGCGATGTACTTGAAGCGGCAGCGCAGGATCTCGTCAAACGCAAGGAAGAGTATCTGGATGCGCTGATCCGCAGCAGCAGCCAGTTCTTTGACGCCCTGATCGAACTCGACACCACGGACCAACAGGTGTTGAAATTAGTCAACGAATACGAAAACTACATCGACCAGCGAGTGCTGTGGATTCAAAGCGGCCGTGCTTTGTCCAAAGACTTTAGCATCGATGATTCGGACCGCTGGATGATCAGCCCAGTGAAGTGGTCCGAGGCCGGCGCGACCTTGGTCGATGACGCGCGTTCAAACTACTTTTTGTACGCTCTTGCCATGATTCCGATCACGGGATTGCTGATGCGACGCAGATCGATCCGGCAAAAACTTACCGAGGTCGGTGAAGTCGCATCGAAGGCGAATTGCCGTTCCATCACGCCGACATGGCGGGCCATGTTGCTGACCGTTGCGGCAGCAATGGGATGGCCATCGCTTTGCTTGTTGATTGGTTGGCGACTCAGGACTGCACCCGAAACGACATTCGCCAACTCGATCGGCTATGGATTGGTTTGCGTCGGAGCGTTGTGGTTTGCGGCCGAAATTCTTCGCCAAGCGTGTCGCCCCATGGGCCTGGGCAACGCACATTTTCGTTGGTCGTCGCATGCAACTCATACGTTGCGGCAAACTCTGCAGCGATTCCTGGTCATTGCTCTACCGCTAACCTTTGTGATCGCAACGCTGGGGACTAGCGGTTCGCCGAACGGCCGCGACAGCCTCGAACGTTTGATGTTCTTGGTCGGCTTGGTCCTGGTTGCGGTCTTGGTTTTTCGGTTGTTGGCGGGCCACGGCTTGCTGCGTGACTATTTTGCCGACCATGTGGGCGGTTGGACAGAGCGATTGAAGTTCGTGTGGGCTACTGTTGCGGCGAGCATTCCAATGTCGTTGGCATGTTTGACCTTGTTCGGATACCACTACACCGCACAAGTTCTATGTTGGCGGTTGATGATCACTTGCTTGTTTGTGGTGGCGTTGTTGTGCGTTCGCGCATTGCTGATGCGAATGGTTCTGCTCAGGCGTCGACATCTGAGCATGGAACAATCGCGGAACCGAGCAGCGGCCTCCGTGATCAACGGTGACACAAAAACACCATCGGTCGCAGGAATCGTGACCGACGATCCCCAGGCTGACATTTCCGCTCACAGCCAGCAATCGCAAAGATTGATCAATACCGGGTTGCTGGCCGGATCGCTGATCGGTTTGTGGTTGATTTGGGTCCAGGTGTTACCGGCGCTCAGCATGTTGGATCAGTACGCACTTTGGCCGCGCAGTTCGCAATTGAATGCGGCATCGGTCGCCGCGGTATCACCAACGGCTGCGATCCTGCCCGCTGACGCTGCTTCAGCAGACGCCGAGGGCGGTTCCGAAGCGGCTCGAATGTTCGTCGATGAAAAACCGGTTGAATACGTCACGCTCTCGGATCTGGCGCTTGCGATTCTCGTTGTCTTTGTCACGTTTGTGCTGTCGCGAAACGGGCCTGGTCTCTTGGAGATCTCGCTACTTCAACAGTTACCCGTGGATGCTTCGGTGCGCTACGCAATCACGACGCTGGTCAGTTATGCGATCGTATTGGTGGGCACGATCGTTGCGTGTTCGACGATCGGGCTACAGTGGTCACAAATTCAATGGTTGGCCACGGCGCTGACGTTCGGACTTGCGTTCGGATTGCAAGAGATGTTCGCGAACTTCGTGGCGGGATTGATCATCTTGCTGGAGCGACCGATCCGCGTCGGAGACATCGTCACGGTGGACGATGTAACGGGCGTTGTTTCGCGAATTCGCATCCGAGCCACTTCGATCACCAATTGGGACCGCAAGGAGTACGTCGTTCCGAACAAAGAGTTCATCACGGGTCGTCTATTGAATTGGACGCTTTCCGATAAGGTCAACCGCGTTGTTGTTGAAGTCGGGATAGGTTACGGGTCGGATACGGATCGCGCTCGAGAGATCTTGATGAATGTTGCCAACGATCACCCGTTGGTTTTGAAGGACCCACCAGCGGTTGCGACGTTACAGGGGTTTGGTGACAGCGCGTTGAACATGGTGCTTCGATGTTATTTGCCGACACTGGATGACCGATTGAAGGTGATTCACGAACTTCACACAGATGTAAACAAGGCGTTCCGAGCCGAAGGAATCGAGATTCCCTACCCTCAGCGAGACTTGCATGTGCGCACGACACAGGCAGTTCTGGGGCTATCTGGCGAAGCGACGGAGTTGAATGGCGAGATTGCTGGGGAAGGTTCCGAGCGTCATGTCCCAGGCGATCTGAATCGAGACGCGGCATAG
- a CDS encoding helix-turn-helix transcriptional regulator: protein MARNEQLIRQHKLLQLLEFSRFGRTLEELRGDLVLDLGLTNLHERTVRRDVEALQSAGFDIQSDTVERGKVYKLGQNNTGVHEIGLSASEMIALSIGRDLLYPLAGTQYWRGIETFWNKVQEVVPDGVFDHYSRYRKTLHVFGGPSKTYENHEGMLKTINRAIVEHRVVEVEYEAVGKPVSTRRIEPYGLAVYQSSIYVVAAAPEVAEPSERLRNWKLDRFRHATALDEYFKPDPNIELSKHLGKSIGIFSGEAPTTVKIRLGQRAAAYVREDPWHPEQKLEVHEDGSAELTVPASHPREVLPKVLSLGADAEVLSPPLFRDAVAEAVEKMAASYATSSPSN from the coding sequence ATGGCCCGTAACGAACAGCTCATTCGTCAACACAAACTGTTGCAATTGCTCGAGTTTTCGCGGTTTGGACGAACTCTTGAAGAATTGCGGGGCGACTTGGTTCTGGATCTCGGATTGACCAATTTGCACGAGCGGACGGTCCGGCGAGATGTCGAAGCGTTGCAGTCGGCGGGATTCGATATTCAATCGGATACAGTCGAGCGGGGCAAGGTTTACAAGTTGGGCCAAAATAATACGGGGGTCCACGAAATCGGCCTGTCGGCCTCAGAGATGATTGCCTTGTCGATTGGCCGTGACTTGCTTTACCCGTTGGCGGGAACCCAGTACTGGCGTGGGATCGAGACGTTTTGGAACAAGGTCCAAGAAGTGGTTCCCGACGGTGTCTTCGACCACTATTCGCGCTACCGTAAAACGCTGCACGTCTTTGGCGGCCCCAGCAAAACTTACGAGAACCACGAAGGAATGCTGAAGACGATCAACCGCGCGATCGTCGAACATCGTGTCGTCGAGGTGGAATACGAAGCAGTCGGCAAACCCGTCTCGACACGTCGGATCGAACCCTACGGATTGGCGGTCTATCAAAGCAGTATCTACGTCGTCGCCGCCGCGCCGGAAGTGGCCGAACCAAGCGAACGGCTTCGCAATTGGAAACTCGATCGGTTTCGCCACGCCACCGCTTTGGACGAGTACTTCAAACCCGACCCAAACATTGAACTGTCAAAACACCTTGGAAAGAGCATCGGCATCTTTTCGGGGGAAGCGCCAACGACCGTCAAGATTCGGTTGGGCCAACGGGCCGCGGCCTACGTTCGCGAAGATCCGTGGCACCCTGAACAAAAACTCGAAGTGCATGAGGATGGCTCGGCCGAGCTGACGGTTCCTGCGTCCCATCCTCGTGAGGTGCTCCCGAAAGTCTTGTCGTTGGGTGCGGATGCCGAAGTACTCTCGCCGCCCCTGTTTCGCGACGCGGTCGCTGAAGCTGTCGAAAAAATGGCGGCAAGTTACGCAACTTCATCGCCGTCGAACTAG
- a CDS encoding RDD family protein, giving the protein MKIKCPSCATVLNVPDTAAGKVVKCSCGKQLRAPGAAKPAGAARPTGAPTAAPSRPAAAPSRAAASSNDFDPAMFDELTDGDLQPVRAVPQPGRSAPTGGMSAAGGKLLNQYGSTTDRSAAVLLGANPNFSIASVGKRISGSLLDGVFSMVGMALGFGLMLAVYAVSGVDEEQAGEFSDPGFWAFMVGAIIPPIINAVLVSMSGQTLGKKLVGTVIVNEATGAPVGFTQGILQRTFVFGIFTGLPLIGIFVALADVVYLFIGDHQTLHDKYAKTYVVNA; this is encoded by the coding sequence ATGAAAATCAAGTGTCCCAGTTGCGCCACCGTTTTGAACGTGCCCGATACGGCAGCCGGCAAGGTCGTCAAGTGCAGTTGTGGGAAGCAATTGCGTGCACCTGGCGCCGCGAAGCCGGCTGGTGCAGCTCGACCAACCGGTGCTCCGACGGCGGCGCCATCGCGGCCTGCCGCAGCTCCTTCGCGAGCGGCCGCATCGAGCAACGATTTTGATCCTGCCATGTTCGACGAATTGACGGACGGTGATTTGCAACCCGTCCGCGCGGTGCCTCAACCGGGCCGCTCTGCGCCCACGGGTGGCATGTCTGCAGCGGGCGGCAAGCTGCTGAACCAGTATGGATCGACAACCGATCGGTCCGCCGCGGTTTTATTGGGTGCCAATCCAAACTTTTCGATCGCTAGTGTAGGCAAGCGGATCAGCGGCTCGCTGCTTGACGGCGTCTTCAGCATGGTCGGAATGGCACTCGGATTTGGTTTGATGTTGGCCGTCTATGCCGTTTCGGGTGTCGACGAAGAACAAGCGGGCGAGTTTTCCGATCCCGGCTTTTGGGCGTTCATGGTCGGTGCGATCATCCCGCCGATCATCAATGCCGTTTTGGTCTCGATGTCCGGCCAGACATTGGGGAAGAAGCTGGTTGGCACTGTCATCGTCAATGAAGCAACGGGCGCGCCGGTTGGGTTCACGCAAGGAATTTTGCAACGAACATTTGTGTTCGGAATCTTCACCGGGCTTCCGTTGATCGGCATTTTTGTTGCGCTCGCCGATGTGGTCTACCTTTTCATCGGCGACCATCAAACGCTTCACGATAAGTACGCGAAAACCTACGTCGTCAACGCGTAG
- a CDS encoding serine hydrolase domain-containing protein, with product MFFRTATILLGLLVLASSSLADDSHTSQWSRHGLDTSARVSLLKHLQHSVQQSDIPGGSILLDHGGETILSEAFGFANVRDERPFEIAMPFRVASISKPIIATLVVKLDADGKLDLDAPVDRWLPEMSRLKFADARPIGRAPTLRQCLEHTAGFTADIGKNGRPWLKWTGKGKSLAEVVEIESKIPMVRMPGTRFAYSGIGYDVAGAVIQAALKQPLADVLRDELLMPIGMHDTTYYPDAETQAAMPDFYWKWRSDGRLRKRLEKRTVDYGDYVSVGGAIVSTIGDLHRFMQLHQNRGRVGDRQLIPAANIESMYRRTREGATYGLGFMLSPDDHSDGLPAAIAHTGSSGTYTWLDRSTEVIGVLVTQHAFSRGEDIPESEKRFSKDHPSWTKETKANYIDPIFDDQDQPEAAIRNR from the coding sequence ATGTTTTTTCGCACCGCCACAATCTTGCTAGGACTGCTTGTGCTTGCTTCGTCTTCCTTGGCAGATGATTCGCATACATCGCAATGGTCGCGCCACGGGCTGGATACGAGTGCGAGGGTTTCGTTGTTGAAGCATTTGCAGCACAGCGTTCAGCAAAGCGATATCCCAGGTGGCTCGATTCTTCTGGATCATGGTGGCGAAACGATTCTTTCTGAGGCATTCGGATTCGCGAACGTGCGTGACGAACGACCGTTTGAAATCGCGATGCCGTTTCGGGTTGCTTCGATCAGCAAGCCGATCATCGCCACACTTGTCGTCAAACTGGACGCCGATGGAAAGCTAGACCTTGACGCGCCGGTCGACCGTTGGCTGCCGGAGATGTCGAGACTCAAATTTGCCGATGCCAGGCCCATCGGGCGTGCGCCGACGCTGCGTCAGTGCTTGGAACACACCGCCGGATTCACTGCGGACATTGGTAAAAATGGTCGCCCGTGGTTGAAATGGACCGGCAAGGGGAAATCGCTGGCGGAAGTCGTTGAAATTGAGTCGAAGATCCCAATGGTCCGTATGCCTGGGACACGATTCGCTTACAGCGGAATCGGTTATGACGTCGCCGGTGCGGTCATCCAGGCCGCGTTAAAACAACCGCTCGCCGATGTGCTGCGCGACGAATTGCTAATGCCGATTGGAATGCACGACACAACATACTATCCGGACGCGGAAACCCAAGCAGCGATGCCGGACTTTTACTGGAAGTGGCGGAGCGATGGTCGATTGCGCAAGCGGCTTGAGAAACGAACCGTCGACTACGGCGACTACGTTTCAGTTGGCGGTGCGATCGTGTCCACCATCGGTGACCTGCATCGCTTCATGCAACTGCATCAAAACCGAGGCCGTGTCGGTGATCGGCAGTTGATTCCAGCGGCCAACATCGAATCGATGTACCGACGTACTCGCGAAGGTGCAACGTACGGGTTGGGATTCATGCTGTCACCCGACGACCACAGCGATGGACTGCCCGCCGCGATTGCGCACACCGGTTCCTCAGGCACGTACACTTGGCTGGACCGATCGACGGAAGTGATAGGAGTCCTGGTCACCCAACATGCGTTCAGTCGCGGCGAAGACATTCCGGAATCGGAAAAGCGGTTTTCAAAGGACCACCCGAGTTGGACCAAGGAAACGAAGGCAAACTACATCGACCCCATCTTCGACGACCAAGATCAGCCGGAAGCCGCCATTCGCAACCGCTGA